A genome region from Oceanococcus sp. HetDA_MAG_MS8 includes the following:
- a CDS encoding DUF2834 domain-containing protein yields MARLYLLLTIIGTVLPLAVFFGLIGDFPAVQGSLLAGFFPNVAAAAATTDVLWASVVFLIWMGADSRRMGFGFPWWIIPINAIVGLCAALPLYLWLRETRQAAE; encoded by the coding sequence ATGGCACGCTTGTACTTGCTGCTCACCATTATCGGTACGGTTTTACCTCTGGCCGTCTTTTTCGGCCTCATTGGAGACTTCCCGGCAGTACAAGGCAGCCTGCTGGCCGGCTTTTTCCCGAACGTAGCCGCCGCAGCCGCCACTACGGATGTGCTCTGGGCAAGTGTGGTGTTTCTCATTTGGATGGGCGCCGACAGCCGCAGAATGGGTTTCGGCTTTCCCTGGTGGATCATTCCCATCAATGCCATCGTGGGTTTATGTGCGGCTTTGCCCTTGTATTTGTGGCTACGCGAAACCCGCCAGGCCGCGGAATAA